In the Bacteroidales bacterium genome, ATTATCCATTACATTTGTAAGCCGTTTCGGAAGACGTCCGATGCACTTTTTTGGTTTGTGGGGCTCTGTTTTATTTTTTATAGGTTTTCTAATTGCCGGGTATTTAGCTTATGAAAAAATATTTAATGAAGTCTATAAAATGACCGAAAGACCTTTGTTTTACTTAGGTTTAGTAGCTATGATAGTTGGAGCTCAAATGTTTTTGGCAGGTTTTATTGGAGAACTGATTTCCAGAACATCTATTAATAAAAACGATTATATAATTGCCGATACTAAAGGCTTAAATATTGATAAGGTGTAATCTTGAGAAAAATAATTGTTATCGGTCCGGCTTACCCTTTGCGGGGCGGTATTGCCGCTTTTACAGAGCGACTATCTGATGAATTGTTTAAGCAAGGTAATGATGTGAGTATAGAAACATACAGCTTTCAATATCCTAAATTTCTTTTTCCCGGTAAAACTCAATTAAGCACAGAAGAGAATACATCAAAAGTTCCAATTCAGGTTTCTTTAAACAGTATTAATCCTTTTAATTGGATTAGTCTGGGTAAACGTTTAAAAAAGGCTAAACCCGATATTGTTATTTTTAAATACTGGATTCCATTTATGGCTCCGGCTTTGGGAACGTTGGCACGGATTATTAAAAAAAATAAAGTAACAAAATGTATTGCTTTAGCTCATAATATTTTGCCTCACGAAAAACGAATAGGGGATAGATGCTTATCGAAATACTTTATTAAAGCAATGGATGGCTTTCTTGTGCTTTCCGAATCAGTAAAAAAAGATTTGGAAAGTTTTAACTTTAAAAAGCCCGTTCGTATTAGTTCACATCCGCTTTACGATCATTTTGGAGAACTTTTAAAAAGAGAAGAAGCTCTGAGGATTCTTCAATTAGATACCGATTATAACTATCTTCTGTTTTTTGGTTTTATCAGAGAGTATAAAGGATTAGATTTAGCTTTAAAAGCGTTAGCAAGCGCAAAATTGAAAGGCTTAAAATTAAAATTGATTGTCGCCGGAGAATTTTACAGTGAGGCTAAATCATATCACGATTTAGTAAATAAGTTGAGTATTTCTAATCGTGTAATTTTCCGTAGCGATTTTATCCCGGATAGCCTGGTTCCTGCTTATTTTTCTGCTGCTGATTTAATTGTACAGCCTTATAAAGATGCAACGCAAAGTGGTGTTACACAAATTGCTTACCATTTTAACAAACCTATTTTAGTGACTAATGTTGGAGGCTTGCCTGAACTTGTCCCTCATAAAAAAGCAGGTTACGTTTCCAGTCTTGATACAGAAGAAATAGCTTCATATATTCTCGATTTTTTTAAAGAAAAACGAGAAAAAGAATTTTCAGCTAATATTTTCGACTTGAAGAAAAAATATAGTTGGAAATTGTTTGTAGAGCGGTTCAATGAATTAATAACAGACATAGAATCGTTCAAATGAATAGAAAAACGGTTTATTTTGTAGTTGGTCCAACTGCCGTTGGAAAAACAGCTTTTGCTATTCAATTGGCTAAATACCTCGATACGGAGATTATTTCGGCAGATTCACGACAGTTTTACAGAGAAATGAATATTGGAACAGCAAAACCATCAGAAGAAGAGCTTAATCAGGTAAAACATCATCTTATCGGGAATTTATCAATTTACCAAGATTATAATGTTTCTTCTTTTGAGCAAGATGCTTTAGCCCTTTTAGAGGAATTATTTCAATCAAAAGATACTGCTGTTGTCGTGGGTGGTTCAGGTTTGTATTTAGATGCTTTAGCCTATGGAATTGATGATTTGCCTGATGCTTCAGAAGAGCTCAGAATGAATTTAAAACGACTTTACGATAGTGAAGGCATTGAAGCTTTACAAAAGATGTTAGAGAAACTAGATCCTTTGTTTTATGAGCAGATTGATAAACAAAATCCCAAACGACTATTGCGGGCTTTGGAAGTATGCTTGACTACCGGAAAATCATATTCAGAGC is a window encoding:
- a CDS encoding glycosyltransferase produces the protein MRKIIVIGPAYPLRGGIAAFTERLSDELFKQGNDVSIETYSFQYPKFLFPGKTQLSTEENTSKVPIQVSLNSINPFNWISLGKRLKKAKPDIVIFKYWIPFMAPALGTLARIIKKNKVTKCIALAHNILPHEKRIGDRCLSKYFIKAMDGFLVLSESVKKDLESFNFKKPVRISSHPLYDHFGELLKREEALRILQLDTDYNYLLFFGFIREYKGLDLALKALASAKLKGLKLKLIVAGEFYSEAKSYHDLVNKLSISNRVIFRSDFIPDSLVPAYFSAADLIVQPYKDATQSGVTQIAYHFNKPILVTNVGGLPELVPHKKAGYVSSLDTEEIASYILDFFKEKREKEFSANIFDLKKKYSWKLFVERFNELITDIESFK
- the miaA gene encoding tRNA (adenosine(37)-N6)-dimethylallyltransferase MiaA, producing the protein MNRKTVYFVVGPTAVGKTAFAIQLAKYLDTEIISADSRQFYREMNIGTAKPSEEELNQVKHHLIGNLSIYQDYNVSSFEQDALALLEELFQSKDTAVVVGGSGLYLDALAYGIDDLPDASEELRMNLKRLYDSEGIEALQKMLEKLDPLFYEQIDKQNPKRLLRALEVCLTTGKSYSELRMGQKKKRDFEILWIGLKQERSVLNDRINLRVDLMLEAGLLEEVKQLYPHKDLNALNTVGYKEFFLWLDGKESFEWAVEKVKTNSRRYAKRQMTWFRKNDKINWFNVEKLPDFRDMLNGL